The following coding sequences are from one Lolium rigidum isolate FL_2022 chromosome 6, APGP_CSIRO_Lrig_0.1, whole genome shotgun sequence window:
- the LOC124663364 gene encoding pentatricopeptide repeat-containing protein At5g46100-like: MRTAILKLEPPFRPLAALQLFRSAPSALSLPHSARSYTAVLATLVAHSQLPLAQSLLADMRAAGFAPTTATYNVLLKAHCSDAAAPIDDAVRLFRNIPKPDACSYNTLIDGLCRCSRRAEALQLFSEMVANGIAPTVVTYTTVINWLAREGCLDDALEMFDQMAKRGIAPNVVTYSSLIDGLCKGGRAASALELLDRMVKEKKLPNTITYSSVINGLCKESRIRDAMEILDRMRLQGRKPDAGLFGKLIVGLCDGGRPVEAANYLDEMVLAGVQPNRVTWSLHVRINDAVVTALCAKGEAERAFRVYQSMTTRGISTEPGTFHLLVEFFSKKNNLEKAAHVVLDMLSERCIPERETWDVIISGYWSKKKVRQEAEKMWKQLAVT; this comes from the exons ATGAGGACTGCAATTCTCA AGCTCGAGCCCCCCTTCCGCCCGCTCGCCGCCCTCCAGCTCTTCCGCTCCGCCCCCTCCGCCCTCTCCCTCCCCCACTCCGCCCGCTCctacaccgccgtcctcgccaccCTCGTCGCCCACTCCCAGCTCCCcctcgcccaatccctcctcgcCGACATGCGCGCCGCCGGTTTCgcccccaccaccgccacctacAACGTCCTCCTCAAGGCCCACTGCTCCGATGCCGCCGCTCCCATCGACGACGCCGTCCGCCTTTTCCGGAACATCCCCAAACCCGACGCCTGCTCTTACAACACCCTCATTGATGGGCTCTGCCGCTGCAGCCGCCGTGCCGAGGCCCTCCAGCTGTTCTCCGAGATGGTAGCAAACGGCATTGCGCCTACGGTGGTTACTTACACGACTGTTATCAATTGGCTCGCCCGGGAGGGTTGCTTGGACGATGCGCTGGAGATGTTTGATCAAATGGCGAAGAGAGGTATTGCACCGAATGTTGTCACATATAGTTCTTTGATTGACGGGTTGTGCAAGGGTGGGCGCGCAGCATCGGCACTGGAGTTGCTGGATAGGATGGTCAAGGAGAAGAAGCTgccaaatacaatcacatatagcTCTGTGATTAACGGTCTCTGTAAGGAAAGCCGGATAAGGGACGCAATGGAGATTTTGGACCGGATGCGTCTCCAGGGGAGGAAGCCTGATGCTGGCTTGTTTGGGAAGCTAATTGTTGGGCTGTGTGATGGAGGAAGGCCCGTGGAGGCTGCAAATTACCTGGATGAGATGGTTCTTGCTGGCGTTCAACCCAACCGGGTGACCTGGAGCTTGCATGTCAGGATAAACGATGCAGTGGTGACAGCATTATGTGCTAAGGGTGAAGCTGAGAGGGCTTTCCGGGTTTACCAGAGCATGACGACGCGTGGCATTTCTACTGAGCCAGGCACTTTTCATCTCCTGGTCGAGTTCTTCTCCAAAAAGAACAATTTGGAGAAAGCAGCTCATGTTGTGCTAGACATGCTGTCAGAGAGGTGCATCCCTGAGAGAGAAACATGGGATGTTATTATCAGTGGGTATTGGAGTAAGAAGAAGGTGAGACAAGAAGCTGAGAAAATGTGGAAGCAGTTAGCAGTCACCTGA